A region of Micromonospora sp. WMMD882 DNA encodes the following proteins:
- a CDS encoding SMP-30/gluconolactonase/LRE family protein, whose protein sequence is MAGLPTTAALTALSLALLAAPIAASPSSHGLDRDRAAGAGSARPAGALAGVPGAPPGVCPTGASYGPPLPATSVTAPRIRGGFAFLEGPVWVADRGYLLFSDMAPGVWPDNVQPSTIRRYTPSSSTFDTFVASGGSNGLALSPDGQQVIAATHDQRSVSSYRISDLTRGVVAANYQGRAFNSPNDVAVRSDGVVYFTDPNFQRGNRPDQMNGRTSVFRVAGGQVHLVDDTLRQPNGISLAPDGATLYVAAYSENRIYRYVVQADGSTGARSVFVNYIGGPDGGTIDCAGNVYWTSGFDGLVHVYSPAGVELGTIRSGGTGTTNVAFGGADRRTLFVTSGPRNDSGLYGVRLNVPGYPY, encoded by the coding sequence ATGGCCGGCCTTCCGACCACCGCCGCGCTGACCGCGCTCTCCCTCGCCCTCCTCGCCGCCCCGATCGCGGCGTCGCCCTCGTCCCATGGCCTCGACCGGGACCGGGCCGCCGGCGCCGGGTCGGCCCGACCCGCCGGAGCGCTGGCCGGGGTGCCGGGCGCGCCGCCCGGGGTCTGCCCCACCGGCGCGAGCTATGGGCCGCCGCTGCCGGCGACCTCCGTCACCGCCCCGCGGATCCGGGGCGGATTCGCGTTCCTCGAAGGGCCGGTCTGGGTGGCCGACCGGGGTTACCTGCTCTTCTCCGACATGGCCCCGGGCGTCTGGCCGGACAACGTCCAGCCGTCGACGATCCGCCGGTACACCCCGTCGTCGTCCACCTTCGACACGTTCGTCGCCAGCGGCGGCAGCAACGGGTTGGCGCTCAGCCCCGACGGCCAGCAGGTCATCGCCGCCACCCACGACCAGCGCAGCGTCTCGTCGTACCGGATCAGTGACCTGACCCGTGGCGTGGTCGCCGCGAACTACCAGGGCCGGGCGTTCAACTCGCCGAACGACGTGGCGGTCCGCTCCGACGGCGTCGTCTACTTCACCGACCCGAACTTCCAGCGGGGCAACCGCCCCGACCAGATGAACGGGCGGACCAGCGTCTTCCGCGTCGCGGGCGGCCAGGTCCACCTGGTCGACGACACGCTGCGGCAGCCCAACGGCATCTCGCTCGCCCCGGACGGCGCGACGCTCTACGTGGCCGCCTACTCCGAGAACAGGATCTACAGGTACGTCGTCCAGGCCGACGGCAGCACCGGCGCGCGCAGCGTCTTCGTCAACTACATCGGCGGGCCGGACGGCGGCACGATCGACTGCGCGGGGAACGTGTACTGGACGTCCGGGTTCGACGGGTTGGTCCATGTCTACTCGCCGGCCGGGGTCGAGCTCGGCACGATCCGGTCCGGCGGCACCGGCACCACCAACGTGGCGTTCGGCGGCGCGGACCGGCGGACCCTCTTCGTCACCTCGGGCCCGCGTAACGACTCCGGTCTGTACGGCGTGCGGCTGAACGTGCCGGGCTACCCGTACTGA
- a CDS encoding LysR family transcriptional regulator, which produces MDARQFQAFLTTADFGSFTRAAARLGVTQPTITNRIKALEQAFGTMLLERLPGGVRPTRSGQAVLPYAREIVRLTSEAQQVLTSSGEPCGQLDVGSLESLTNHRLLPLIEYLHIRYPGIDLSLHAADPRDAVHQVRSGQLDCAFLIGAAQHHEELEFCVLCPEPLALVTGTRPASTRAGGAGGVEESLTTIFFCSDVDTSYCEQVAGATRRRRTLKLNSIEAAKHSAANGIGVALLPEVAVTRELADGTLRKLDWQPSVPTYTQAVWRRSRVARPALDVVLAAAEKVVRED; this is translated from the coding sequence ATGGACGCTCGACAGTTCCAGGCATTCCTGACGACAGCGGATTTCGGCAGCTTCACGAGAGCGGCGGCGCGCCTGGGGGTGACCCAGCCGACCATCACCAACCGGATAAAGGCGCTGGAACAGGCGTTCGGCACGATGCTGCTGGAACGGTTGCCGGGCGGGGTCCGCCCGACCCGGAGCGGACAGGCCGTGCTGCCGTACGCCCGCGAGATCGTCCGGCTCACGTCCGAGGCGCAGCAGGTGTTGACCTCGTCCGGCGAGCCATGTGGACAGCTGGACGTGGGGTCGCTGGAGAGCCTGACCAACCACCGTCTGCTGCCGCTGATCGAGTACCTCCACATCCGCTATCCCGGCATCGACCTCTCGCTGCACGCCGCCGACCCCCGGGACGCGGTGCACCAGGTCCGGAGCGGGCAGTTGGACTGCGCCTTCCTGATCGGCGCGGCCCAGCACCACGAGGAGCTGGAGTTCTGCGTGCTGTGCCCGGAGCCGTTGGCGCTGGTGACGGGAACCCGTCCGGCGTCGACCAGGGCCGGCGGGGCCGGGGGCGTCGAGGAGTCCCTCACCACGATCTTCTTCTGCTCCGACGTGGACACGAGCTACTGCGAACAGGTCGCCGGCGCCACCCGGCGCCGCCGCACGCTGAAGTTGAACTCGATCGAAGCCGCCAAGCACAGCGCGGCCAACGGGATCGGCGTCGCGTTGCTGCCCGAGGTCGCGGTGACCCGGGAGCTGGCCGACGGCACCCTGCGAAAACTGGACTGGCAGCCCTCGGTGCCGACGTACACGCAGGCGGTCTGGCGGCGCAGCCGGGTCGCTCGTCCGGCGCTGGACGTGGTGCTGGCGGCGGCGGAGAAGGTCGTCCGGGAGGACTGA
- a CDS encoding amino acid adenylation domain-containing protein, with the protein MSADPSPVPHRPDERFDEFLLAAAEHLPDHPAVVEYVDGRVRATTFRELRAAADRYAADLDRYGLDVGDRVMVVSDNTRDAIALLLACSSRGLPFVPVSPEMPAERRAAIAELAEPALCLTAGGAPAAEPGPAAAPGHGWFGPGGVDVPTPPAPRARRRWAVTPTDTAYIIFTSGTTGRPKGVVMSHRAVVSFYRGMLAENIVGPGDRVASTSPLQFDFSLLDIGLALGSGAAVTPVPRALLRWPTRFVKVLRATRATHVNGVPSIWRQALRHIPDQVAALTDLRGVLFCGEDFPLPELRHLQRLRPQARLVNCYGATESMAASFADVPNPLPAELDRLSIGRGHVGAELLVVDERGRTVEEPGTVGEMHLRSPALFSGYWGDPEATAAALVPDPVEPRSGQRVLRTGDLAYRGADGELRFCGRVDSQVQIRGNRVELAEVQRRLLEFPGVAEAAAVVVAPPDREPELAAFVVLADDAPPVDESAILAFCLKSMPAYMAPSRMRVTDALPVNQNGKTDHRRLLAALGSD; encoded by the coding sequence ATGTCTGCTGACCCATCCCCCGTCCCGCACCGGCCCGACGAGCGGTTCGACGAGTTCCTGCTGGCGGCGGCGGAGCACCTGCCGGACCACCCGGCGGTGGTGGAGTACGTCGACGGCCGGGTCCGCGCCACGACCTTCCGGGAGCTGCGCGCCGCCGCCGACCGGTACGCCGCCGACCTGGACCGGTACGGCCTCGATGTCGGCGACCGGGTCATGGTCGTCTCCGACAACACCCGGGACGCGATCGCACTGCTGCTGGCCTGCTCGTCGCGGGGCCTGCCGTTCGTGCCGGTCAGCCCGGAGATGCCGGCCGAGCGGCGGGCGGCGATCGCGGAGCTCGCGGAGCCGGCGCTGTGCCTGACCGCCGGCGGAGCGCCGGCCGCCGAGCCCGGTCCCGCTGCCGCCCCCGGGCACGGCTGGTTCGGCCCCGGCGGAGTCGACGTGCCGACGCCGCCCGCGCCCCGGGCCCGACGGCGGTGGGCGGTCACCCCCACCGACACCGCGTACATCATCTTCACCTCGGGGACGACCGGGCGGCCCAAGGGCGTGGTGATGAGTCACCGGGCCGTGGTGTCGTTCTACCGGGGCATGCTGGCCGAGAACATCGTCGGACCAGGCGACCGGGTGGCGTCGACGTCCCCGCTCCAGTTCGACTTCTCGCTGCTGGACATCGGTCTGGCCCTGGGCAGCGGCGCGGCCGTCACGCCGGTGCCCCGGGCGCTGCTGCGCTGGCCGACCCGCTTCGTCAAGGTCCTGCGCGCCACCCGGGCCACCCACGTCAACGGGGTTCCGTCGATCTGGCGGCAGGCGCTGCGGCACATCCCGGACCAGGTCGCCGCCCTCACCGACCTGCGCGGGGTGCTGTTCTGCGGCGAGGACTTCCCGTTGCCGGAACTGCGCCACCTGCAACGGCTGCGCCCGCAGGCCCGGCTGGTCAACTGCTACGGCGCGACCGAGTCCATGGCGGCCAGCTTCGCCGACGTGCCGAACCCGCTGCCGGCGGAGCTGGACCGGCTGTCCATCGGCCGGGGGCACGTCGGCGCGGAGCTGCTGGTGGTCGACGAGCGGGGCCGGACCGTCGAGGAGCCCGGCACGGTCGGCGAGATGCACCTGCGCAGCCCGGCGCTGTTCTCCGGCTACTGGGGCGACCCGGAGGCGACCGCCGCCGCGCTGGTCCCCGACCCGGTCGAGCCGCGCTCGGGCCAGCGGGTGCTGCGCACCGGTGACCTGGCGTACCGGGGAGCCGACGGCGAGCTGCGGTTCTGCGGGCGGGTGGACTCCCAGGTGCAGATCCGGGGCAACCGGGTCGAGCTGGCCGAGGTGCAGCGCCGCCTGCTGGAGTTCCCGGGCGTGGCCGAGGCCGCCGCGGTCGTGGTGGCCCCGCCCGACCGCGAGCCGGAGCTGGCCGCGTTCGTGGTCCTCGCCGACGACGCGCCGCCGGTCGACGAGAGCGCCATCCTGGCGTTCTGCCTGAAGTCGATGCCGGCCTACATGGCGCCGAGCCGGATGCGGGTGACGGACGCGCTGCCGGTCAACCAGAACGGCAAGACCGACCACCGCCGGCTGCTCGCCGCGCTCGGCAGCGATTAG
- a CDS encoding flavin reductase family protein, translating into MISLDAAVDERVFRQAMARLAKCVAVTTALGPAGPVGCTTTSLMSLSVAPPAVLVAFHTGGRTLADLLSAGRFAVNVLASGQEALVRRFATGPPADRFHGVPYTVDDGVPVLADVAVRMTCQVRETLTAIDHTLVVGTVCDLRVAPTPPLVLVTGQPHTTVPTLSAPIPADPNC; encoded by the coding sequence ATGATCAGCCTTGACGCGGCCGTCGACGAACGCGTGTTCCGTCAGGCGATGGCCCGCCTGGCCAAGTGCGTCGCGGTGACCACCGCGCTCGGTCCCGCCGGCCCGGTCGGCTGCACCACCACCTCGCTGATGTCGTTGTCCGTCGCCCCGCCGGCCGTGCTGGTGGCCTTCCACACCGGCGGCCGGACCCTGGCCGACCTCCTCTCCGCCGGCCGGTTCGCCGTGAACGTGCTGGCCAGCGGGCAGGAAGCCCTGGTCCGCCGGTTCGCCACCGGTCCGCCGGCCGACCGGTTCCACGGCGTGCCGTACACCGTGGACGACGGTGTCCCGGTGCTCGCCGACGTCGCGGTGCGGATGACCTGCCAGGTACGGGAAACCCTCACCGCCATCGACCACACGCTGGTCGTGGGCACCGTCTGCGACCTGCGGGTCGCCCCCACCCCGCCGCTGGTGCTCGTCACCGGTCAGCCCCACACCACGGTGCCCACCCTCTCCGCTCCAATCCCCGCCGACCCGAACTGCTGA
- a CDS encoding 4'-phosphopantetheinyl transferase superfamily protein codes for MRAREVHPQVWVAVGAETVDEPVTPADRLAARGTPPWRTRQLLGGRALLRALLARVAPAAADAPLVAAGNGKPVLAGWPRLGVNLSHDGGHVAVCVATDRRVGVDVQTPPEPVSEPLLRRCAARHLTGLARLPERQRARAFAEIWTVQEACVKVDGAGIGGLPWTIDVPPDADTGRWHGRRWHKVRDLADVPVACAWDEERR; via the coding sequence GTGAGGGCGCGGGAGGTCCACCCGCAGGTGTGGGTGGCGGTCGGAGCCGAGACCGTCGACGAACCGGTGACCCCGGCCGACCGGCTCGCCGCCCGGGGCACGCCGCCCTGGCGGACCCGGCAGCTCCTCGGCGGCCGGGCGCTGCTGCGGGCGCTGCTGGCCCGGGTCGCCCCGGCGGCTGCCGACGCGCCGCTGGTCGCCGCCGGGAACGGGAAACCCGTCCTCGCCGGCTGGCCCCGGCTCGGCGTCAACCTCTCGCACGACGGCGGGCACGTGGCGGTGTGCGTGGCCACGGACCGCCGGGTCGGGGTGGACGTACAGACCCCACCGGAACCGGTCAGCGAGCCACTGCTGCGCCGGTGCGCCGCCCGGCACCTGACCGGGCTGGCCCGGCTGCCCGAACGGCAGCGGGCTCGGGCGTTCGCCGAGATCTGGACCGTCCAGGAGGCCTGCGTCAAGGTCGACGGCGCCGGGATCGGCGGGCTGCCCTGGACGATCGACGTGCCGCCGGACGCGGACACGGGCCGCTGGCACGGGCGGCGGTGGCACAAGGTACGTGACCTGGCGGACGTGCCCGTGGCGTGCGCGTGGGACGAGGAGCGCCGATGA
- a CDS encoding acyl-CoA dehydrogenase has product MTAPALLGDRVTRDAYPMLDDLASDATGPDVWRTLGAAGRLARVYRDGDPRRGVDPAGLGALLTAVDRRCPLGTTLAVCVPLATCLPLLAGGDGPAARTLAAALRGDAVVALAATDDGAGCDLTSLTTEVTLRDDHVEVSGVKRWITNATACDAVLVLARHRPGPHFTNFTWVLVPADAPGVRAEPADTDLFDGAGAGHLFFDRVRLGREHVVGGVGRGLSGFAAHIAVERLAGALWAVGLCRRVLTETWRHLQDRRYGDGTLWHLEGIRQRYAAALLRARQHQALTESLADAVATRRDATAAAMLKASAAGTVERVLDECAHLQGAYGFRSDGPQRLRAQAALFGIGGGTTEVVLSVVAGATADVLADLDRSPAPEPPVEPGR; this is encoded by the coding sequence ATGACCGCGCCCGCCCTGCTGGGCGACCGGGTCACGCGGGACGCGTACCCGATGCTCGACGACCTCGCGTCCGACGCGACCGGCCCGGACGTGTGGCGGACGCTGGGCGCGGCGGGCCGGCTCGCCCGGGTGTACCGGGACGGCGACCCGCGTCGCGGCGTCGACCCGGCCGGGCTGGGCGCGCTGCTCACCGCCGTCGACCGGCGCTGCCCGCTGGGGACCACCCTGGCGGTGTGCGTGCCGCTGGCGACCTGCCTGCCGTTGCTGGCCGGGGGTGACGGGCCGGCCGCCCGGACGCTGGCGGCGGCGCTGCGCGGGGACGCCGTGGTGGCGCTCGCCGCCACCGACGACGGGGCCGGCTGCGACCTGACCTCGCTGACCACCGAGGTCACCCTGCGCGACGACCACGTGGAGGTCAGCGGCGTCAAACGGTGGATCACCAACGCCACCGCGTGCGACGCGGTCCTGGTCCTCGCCCGGCACCGACCCGGCCCGCACTTCACCAACTTCACCTGGGTGCTGGTGCCGGCCGACGCGCCCGGGGTGCGTGCCGAGCCGGCCGACACCGACCTGTTCGACGGCGCCGGCGCCGGTCACCTGTTCTTCGACCGGGTCCGGCTGGGCCGGGAGCACGTGGTCGGCGGCGTCGGCCGGGGGCTGAGCGGGTTCGCCGCGCACATCGCGGTGGAACGGCTGGCCGGGGCGTTGTGGGCGGTCGGGCTGTGCCGGCGGGTGCTGACCGAGACCTGGCGGCACCTCCAGGACCGTCGGTACGGCGACGGCACGCTCTGGCACCTGGAGGGCATCCGCCAGCGGTACGCCGCCGCGCTGCTGCGCGCCCGGCAGCACCAGGCGCTCACCGAGAGCCTCGCCGACGCGGTCGCCACCCGGCGGGACGCCACGGCGGCGGCGATGTTGAAGGCCAGCGCCGCCGGCACCGTGGAGCGGGTGCTCGACGAGTGCGCCCACCTCCAGGGCGCGTACGGCTTCCGCAGCGACGGGCCGCAGCGGCTACGCGCCCAGGCCGCGCTGTTCGGCATCGGCGGCGGCACCACCGAGGTGGTGCTGTCCGTGGTGGCCGGCGCGACCGCCGACGTCCTGGCCGACCTGGACCGGTCTCCGGCCCCGGAGCCACCCGTGGAGCCGGGCCGGTGA
- a CDS encoding acyl carrier protein produces the protein MNQTFQNLLVPFLPYLNGRPITEESRLHDLGLNSMKAIDLLFTIEDELGVSLPDEDLNDATFATAGSLWQAVTRAGGGDREHAGEAAHEDRRVPA, from the coding sequence GTGAACCAGACGTTCCAGAACCTGCTCGTGCCGTTCCTGCCCTACCTCAACGGCCGCCCGATCACCGAGGAGTCCCGGCTGCACGACCTCGGACTGAACTCGATGAAGGCCATCGACCTGCTCTTCACCATCGAGGACGAGCTGGGTGTCTCGCTGCCCGACGAGGACCTGAACGACGCCACCTTCGCCACCGCGGGCAGCCTGTGGCAGGCCGTGACGCGGGCCGGTGGCGGCGACCGGGAGCACGCCGGGGAGGCCGCCCACGAGGACCGGAGGGTCCCGGCATGA
- a CDS encoding TrpB-like pyridoxal phosphate-dependent enzyme: MTGPAPTRWRSVLPYLAEPLPPDVTPVSADGEVKINLPVELVRQSVSQREYWDIPEPVVERYRQYRPTPLWRARGFEEAVGARVPIYVKNEGVNISGSHKLNTALAQAYYYQRAGVRELVTGTGAGQWGTAMAAACALFGLRCRVFMVESSLRRKPYRGVLMRMLGAEVHTSPSGMTKVSTREDLAAGNSLSLAIGEAVEYAASHDGVAFCIGSGETYSILHQSVIGLEAADQLADLDARIDTVVGCVGAGSNFGGIALPFHAEARSTGVEGPRLVAAESSSTPKLTRGVYAYDKTDATGSGPMEAMYTIGSDYQIPDAHTAGLRFHGAAKLVSALRHTGDVDAMAVSQADALDAGRLLTRHESVLPAPESGHALAAAAKIAASDQARHGVLVCVSGHGYLDLGAYEHFLAGGVEDVAPSDEALARAVAGLNPVGAPR, translated from the coding sequence ATGACCGGCCCGGCGCCCACCCGCTGGCGCAGCGTCCTGCCGTACCTGGCCGAGCCGCTGCCGCCGGACGTCACCCCGGTCAGCGCCGACGGCGAAGTGAAGATCAACCTGCCGGTGGAGCTGGTCCGGCAGAGCGTCTCCCAACGCGAGTACTGGGACATCCCCGAGCCGGTGGTCGAGCGGTACCGGCAGTACCGGCCCACCCCGCTGTGGCGGGCCAGGGGCTTCGAGGAGGCGGTCGGCGCGCGGGTGCCCATCTACGTCAAGAACGAGGGCGTCAACATCTCCGGCAGCCACAAGCTCAACACCGCCCTCGCCCAGGCGTACTACTACCAGCGGGCCGGCGTTCGCGAGCTGGTCACCGGCACCGGCGCCGGCCAGTGGGGCACCGCCATGGCGGCGGCGTGCGCGCTGTTCGGGCTGCGCTGCCGGGTGTTCATGGTCGAGTCGAGCCTGCGCCGCAAGCCGTACCGGGGGGTGCTGATGCGGATGCTCGGCGCCGAGGTGCACACCAGCCCCAGCGGCATGACGAAGGTCTCCACCCGGGAGGACCTGGCCGCCGGCAACAGCCTCTCGCTGGCCATCGGCGAGGCCGTCGAGTACGCCGCCAGCCACGACGGGGTGGCGTTCTGCATCGGCAGCGGGGAGACGTACAGCATCCTGCACCAGTCGGTGATCGGCCTGGAGGCGGCCGACCAGCTCGCCGACCTCGACGCCCGGATCGACACGGTGGTCGGTTGCGTCGGCGCGGGCTCCAACTTCGGCGGCATCGCGCTGCCGTTCCATGCCGAGGCGCGGTCCACCGGTGTCGAGGGGCCCCGGCTGGTCGCCGCCGAGTCCAGCAGCACCCCGAAACTCACCCGGGGCGTCTACGCGTACGACAAGACCGACGCCACCGGCAGTGGCCCGATGGAGGCCATGTACACCATCGGCAGCGACTACCAGATCCCCGACGCGCACACCGCCGGCCTGCGGTTCCACGGCGCGGCGAAACTCGTCTCGGCGCTGCGGCACACCGGGGACGTGGACGCGATGGCGGTCAGCCAGGCCGACGCGCTCGACGCCGGGCGGCTGCTCACCCGGCACGAGAGCGTCCTGCCCGCCCCCGAGTCGGGGCACGCGCTGGCCGCCGCCGCGAAGATCGCCGCCTCCGACCAGGCCCGGCACGGCGTGCTGGTCTGTGTCAGCGGGCACGGCTACCTCGACCTCGGCGCGTACGAGCACTTCCTCGCCGGCGGCGTGGAGGACGTCGCCCCGTCCGACGAGGCGCTGGCCCGCGCGGTCGCCGGCCTGAACCCGGTGGGAGCGCCCCGATGA
- a CDS encoding acyl carrier protein yields the protein MPANLQLDRSAVAAVVKKVVVAESRLSIPPERISDDEPLVGDLLNVNSLGFVGMLVRIEDELDTTLPDDLFVGRSFRTVGDLVDVVTTAEVR from the coding sequence ATGCCCGCGAACCTGCAACTCGACCGGTCGGCCGTGGCCGCCGTGGTCAAGAAGGTAGTCGTCGCCGAGTCCCGGCTGTCCATCCCGCCGGAGCGCATCTCCGACGACGAGCCGCTCGTCGGCGACCTGCTCAACGTCAACTCGCTCGGCTTCGTCGGCATGCTCGTGCGGATCGAGGACGAGCTGGACACCACGCTCCCCGACGACCTGTTCGTCGGCCGCAGCTTCCGCACCGTCGGCGACCTCGTCGACGTGGTGACCACGGCGGAGGTGCGGTGA